In Georgenia soli, a genomic segment contains:
- a CDS encoding ABC transporter substrate-binding protein, with translation MRRTATVAGFAAASLILAACGGGGDGGNDAATGGGGGGGGNQVEVFTWWAQGSEKAGLDALVKVFNEQHPDIKFVNGAVAGGAGSAAKDMLQSRLQAGDPPDTFQAHAGKELTDYINAGQLEDVSNLYDEFGLKDVFPQDLLDLLTVDNAIYSVPSNIHRSNVVWANPSVLEDAGIDPAAVPADIDAWITDLQKVKDAGKTPLSVATTWTQVHLLETVLMSDLGADGYNGLWTGDTDWNGPEVTAALEDFQTLMDFTNTDRDGLDWPESTQMVIDGTAAYNVMGDWAVAAFEEQGIERGTGFVDFPVPGTDSMFGFLADSFTMPVGAPDPDGAKAWLETVGSLEGQVAFNKAKGSIPARTDADPAEFSEYQQSAIEAYAKDTIVPSLAHGAASPIAVLNGISDATSKFTTGASDLKTFQSELATAAGS, from the coding sequence ATGCGACGTACAGCGACGGTGGCCGGGTTCGCGGCCGCCAGCCTCATCCTCGCCGCCTGCGGCGGCGGCGGTGACGGCGGGAACGATGCGGCCACCGGCGGTGGCGGCGGAGGGGGCGGCAACCAGGTCGAGGTGTTCACCTGGTGGGCGCAGGGTTCGGAGAAGGCGGGGCTCGACGCCCTCGTCAAGGTCTTCAACGAGCAGCACCCCGACATCAAGTTCGTCAACGGCGCGGTGGCCGGCGGCGCCGGCTCCGCGGCGAAGGACATGCTCCAGTCCCGCCTGCAGGCGGGCGACCCGCCGGACACGTTCCAGGCCCACGCCGGCAAGGAGCTGACCGACTACATCAACGCCGGCCAGCTCGAGGACGTCTCCAACCTCTACGACGAGTTCGGCCTGAAGGACGTCTTCCCCCAGGACCTCCTCGACCTGCTCACCGTCGACAACGCCATCTACTCGGTGCCGTCGAACATCCACCGTTCCAACGTGGTGTGGGCCAACCCTTCCGTGCTCGAGGACGCCGGCATCGACCCCGCCGCCGTCCCGGCGGACATCGACGCCTGGATCACCGACCTGCAGAAGGTGAAGGACGCCGGCAAGACGCCGCTGTCGGTCGCCACCACGTGGACCCAGGTGCACCTGCTCGAGACGGTGCTCATGTCCGACCTCGGCGCCGACGGCTACAACGGCCTCTGGACCGGCGACACCGACTGGAACGGGCCGGAGGTGACCGCGGCGCTCGAGGACTTCCAGACGCTCATGGACTTCACCAACACCGACCGTGACGGCCTCGACTGGCCGGAGTCGACCCAGATGGTCATCGACGGCACCGCCGCGTACAACGTCATGGGCGACTGGGCAGTGGCGGCGTTCGAGGAGCAGGGCATCGAGCGCGGCACCGGCTTCGTCGACTTCCCGGTCCCGGGCACCGACAGCATGTTCGGCTTCCTCGCCGACTCCTTCACGATGCCGGTCGGCGCGCCCGACCCCGACGGCGCCAAGGCGTGGCTCGAGACCGTCGGCTCCCTCGAGGGCCAGGTAGCGTTCAACAAGGCCAAGGGCTCCATCCCGGCCCGGACCGACGCGGACCCCGCCGAGTTCTCCGAGTACCAGCAGAGCGCGATCGAGGCCTACGCCAAGGACACGATCGTCCCCTCGCTCGCCCACGGCGCCGCGTCGCCGATCGCCGTGCTGAACGGCATCTCCGACGCGACGAGCAAGTTCACCACCGGAGCGTCCGACCTCAAGACGTTCCAGAGCGAGCTGGCGACCGCCGCCGGCAGCTGA
- a CDS encoding exodeoxyribonuclease III: MKIATVNVNGIRAAYRRGMGAWLEERRPDVMLLQEVRASDDVLEEHLGQEWTTAHQACDIKGRAGVAVASRLPATAVRVGLGNGAAEEPVDTGRWVEMDLDVPGSERPLTVVSVYIHSGTANTPKMDLKYAHLEKVTRRLGELAAQARDGERDVVVGGDLNIVHTELDLKNWKANHNKVSGVLDEEIAYLDKWFADGWVDVARKVAGERPGPYTWWSWRGKAFDNDAGWRIDYQLATPELAGRVSDAVVDRAPSYDQRFSDHAPMVATYDF, encoded by the coding sequence ATGAAGATCGCCACCGTCAACGTCAACGGCATCCGCGCGGCCTACCGGCGCGGCATGGGGGCCTGGCTCGAGGAGCGCCGGCCGGACGTCATGCTCCTGCAGGAGGTGCGCGCCTCGGACGACGTGCTCGAGGAGCACCTCGGCCAGGAGTGGACCACCGCGCACCAGGCGTGCGACATCAAGGGCCGGGCCGGTGTCGCCGTCGCCTCGCGCCTGCCCGCCACCGCCGTGCGCGTCGGCCTCGGGAACGGCGCGGCGGAGGAGCCCGTGGACACCGGGCGCTGGGTCGAGATGGACCTCGACGTCCCCGGGTCCGAGCGGCCGCTGACGGTGGTGTCCGTCTACATCCACTCCGGCACCGCCAACACCCCGAAGATGGACCTGAAGTACGCCCACCTGGAGAAGGTGACCAGGCGGCTGGGCGAGCTCGCCGCCCAGGCCCGCGACGGCGAGCGCGACGTCGTGGTCGGCGGCGACCTCAACATCGTCCACACCGAGCTCGACCTGAAGAACTGGAAGGCCAACCATAACAAGGTCTCCGGCGTCCTGGACGAGGAGATCGCCTACCTCGACAAGTGGTTCGCGGACGGGTGGGTCGACGTCGCGCGGAAGGTCGCGGGGGAGCGCCCCGGTCCGTACACGTGGTGGTCCTGGCGCGGCAAGGCCTTCGACAACGACGCCGGGTGGCGGATCGACTACCAGCTCGCCACCCCGGAGCTCGCCGGGCGGGTGAGCGACGCCGTCGTGGACCGCGCGCCCTCCTACGACCAGCGCTTCTCCGACCACGCCCCGATGGTGGCCACGTACGACTTCTGA
- the purU gene encoding formyltetrahydrofolate deformylase, whose amino-acid sequence MSTPKEHLVLALSCPDRPGIVHAVSGALAEHGGNITESQQFGDPSTGLFFMRVQVETTAPRHEVEGALAAVAHDFSMTFTLDEVGRPVRTLIMASKEAHCLSDLLFRQRSQRLPIDPVAVVANHPDLEPIAAFYGVPFHHVPVTRETKADAEAQLLRLVHELDVELVVLARYMQILSDDLCTELAGNIINIHHSFLPSFKGARPYAQAHGRGVKLIGATAHYVTADLDEGPIIEQDVERVTHADDVEELVARGQDVERRVLARAVRWHAEHRVLVDGRRTVVFS is encoded by the coding sequence GTGAGCACCCCGAAGGAGCACCTCGTCCTCGCGCTGTCCTGCCCGGACCGGCCCGGCATCGTGCACGCCGTCTCCGGCGCGCTCGCTGAGCACGGCGGCAACATCACGGAGTCCCAGCAGTTCGGCGACCCCTCCACCGGGCTGTTCTTCATGCGCGTGCAGGTGGAGACCACCGCGCCGCGCCACGAGGTCGAGGGCGCGCTCGCCGCCGTCGCCCACGACTTCTCGATGACGTTCACCCTCGACGAGGTGGGCCGGCCGGTGCGGACGCTGATCATGGCGTCGAAGGAGGCGCACTGTCTCTCGGACCTGCTGTTCCGCCAGCGTTCGCAGCGGCTGCCGATCGACCCGGTGGCCGTGGTGGCCAACCACCCCGACCTCGAGCCGATCGCGGCGTTCTACGGGGTGCCCTTCCACCACGTGCCCGTGACGCGGGAGACGAAGGCCGACGCCGAGGCGCAGCTGCTGCGGCTGGTGCACGAGCTCGACGTCGAGCTCGTGGTGCTCGCGCGGTACATGCAGATCCTGTCCGACGACCTGTGTACCGAGCTGGCCGGCAACATCATCAACATCCACCACTCGTTCCTCCCGAGCTTCAAGGGCGCCCGCCCGTACGCCCAGGCCCACGGCCGCGGCGTGAAGCTCATCGGCGCGACCGCGCACTACGTCACCGCGGACCTCGACGAGGGCCCGATCATCGAGCAGGACGTCGAGCGAGTCACCCACGCCGACGACGTCGAGGAGCTGGTGGCCCGCGGCCAGGACGTCGAGCGGCGCGTCCTCGCCCGCGCCGTGCGCTGGCACGCCGAGCACCGGGTGCTGGTGGACGGCCGGCGAACCGTCGTCTTCTCGTAG
- the glyA gene encoding serine hydroxymethyltransferase, with translation MSQTKPETSVANQSLAELDPEIAAVLDGELARQRDTLEMIASENFVPRAVLQAQGSVLTNKYAEGYPGRRYYGGCEQVDIAENLAIERATSLFGAEYANVQPHSGAQANAAVLHAIASPGDKVLGLSLAHGGHLTHGMKINFSGKLYDIAAYGVDEQSHRIEMEAVRQAALEARPKVIIAGWSAYPRQLDFAAFREIADEVGAYLWTDMAHFAGLVAAGLHPSPVPHSDVVSSTVHKTIGGPRSGFILSRDKETFGKKLDSAVFPGQQGGPLMHVVAAKAVAFKIAAGEEFRDRQRRTLEGARIIAERLSAQDVKDAGISVLTGGTDVHLVLVDLRNSSLDGQQAEDLLHDADITVNRNAVPFDPRPPRVTSGLRIGTPALATRGFGAEEFTEVADIIATTLVGGAATDVEGMRARVRALTEAFPLYPDLQQ, from the coding sequence ATGAGCCAGACCAAGCCCGAGACGTCCGTGGCGAACCAGTCGCTCGCCGAGCTGGACCCCGAGATCGCGGCCGTCCTCGACGGTGAGCTCGCCCGCCAGCGGGACACCCTCGAGATGATCGCCAGCGAGAACTTCGTCCCGCGCGCCGTCCTGCAGGCGCAGGGCTCCGTGCTGACGAACAAGTACGCGGAGGGCTACCCCGGGCGCCGTTACTACGGCGGCTGCGAGCAGGTCGACATCGCGGAGAACCTCGCGATCGAGCGCGCGACCTCCCTCTTCGGCGCCGAGTACGCCAACGTCCAGCCGCACTCCGGCGCCCAGGCCAACGCCGCGGTGCTCCACGCCATCGCCTCGCCGGGCGACAAGGTCCTCGGCCTATCCCTCGCGCACGGCGGCCACCTCACGCACGGGATGAAGATCAACTTCTCCGGCAAGCTCTACGACATCGCCGCCTACGGTGTGGACGAGCAGAGCCACCGGATCGAGATGGAGGCCGTGCGCCAGGCCGCCCTCGAGGCGCGCCCCAAGGTGATCATCGCGGGCTGGTCCGCGTACCCGCGCCAGCTCGACTTCGCCGCGTTCCGCGAGATCGCCGACGAGGTCGGCGCGTACCTGTGGACGGACATGGCGCACTTCGCGGGACTCGTGGCCGCGGGCCTGCACCCCTCGCCGGTGCCGCACTCCGACGTCGTCTCCTCCACCGTCCACAAGACGATCGGCGGCCCCCGGTCCGGCTTCATCCTCTCCCGGGACAAGGAGACCTTCGGCAAGAAGCTCGACTCCGCCGTCTTCCCGGGGCAGCAGGGCGGCCCGCTCATGCACGTCGTCGCCGCCAAGGCCGTGGCGTTCAAGATCGCGGCCGGCGAGGAGTTCCGGGACCGTCAGCGCCGCACCCTCGAGGGCGCCCGGATCATCGCCGAGCGGCTCTCCGCCCAGGACGTCAAGGACGCCGGGATCTCCGTGCTGACCGGCGGCACCGACGTCCACCTCGTCCTCGTGGACCTGCGCAACTCGTCCCTCGACGGCCAGCAGGCGGAGGACCTCCTCCACGACGCCGACATCACCGTCAACCGCAACGCGGTGCCCTTCGACCCCCGCCCGCCGCGCGTGACGTCCGGGCTGCGCATCGGCACGCCGGCGCTCGCCACCCGCGGGTTCGGCGCCGAGGAGTTCACCGAGGTCGCCGACATCATCGCCACCACCCTCGTGGGCGGCGCCGCCACGGACGTCGAGGGCATGCGGGCCCGCGTCCGGGCGCTCACCGAGGCCTTCCCGCTCTACCCCGACCTCCAGCAGTGA
- a CDS encoding GNAT family N-acetyltransferase has translation MDDVTIDLITEDVAGELLTVRRAAFVTEAQLYGDPNLPALTQSLTELVADIRRADVVTLGAWIGHRLVGSVRVELEAEKATLGRLAVVPDLQGRGIGTRLLMAVLQYLPEQTKEVWVFTGQDSKHNLAMYNKAGYEHQYDQHTGDLTYAYLRRILGEDGPEADGLADVPERDVNA, from the coding sequence ATGGACGACGTCACGATCGACCTCATCACGGAGGACGTGGCCGGTGAGCTCCTCACCGTGCGCCGCGCCGCCTTCGTCACCGAGGCCCAGCTGTACGGGGACCCCAACCTCCCGGCGCTCACCCAGTCGCTGACCGAGCTGGTCGCGGACATCCGCCGGGCCGACGTCGTCACTCTCGGCGCCTGGATCGGGCACCGGCTCGTCGGGTCGGTCCGGGTGGAGCTGGAGGCGGAGAAGGCCACCCTCGGCCGCCTCGCCGTCGTCCCGGACCTCCAGGGCCGTGGGATCGGGACGCGGCTGCTCATGGCGGTGCTGCAGTACCTGCCGGAGCAGACCAAGGAGGTCTGGGTGTTCACCGGGCAGGACTCCAAGCACAACCTGGCGATGTACAACAAGGCCGGCTACGAGCACCAGTACGACCAGCACACCGGTGACCTGACCTACGCGTACCTGCGCCGCATCCTCGGCGAGGACGGCCCGGAGGCCGACGGCCTGGCCGACGTGCCCGAGCGGGACGTCAACGCCTGA
- a CDS encoding carbohydrate ABC transporter permease encodes MTTAVPAPAPADVAAGRPVRTPERRPVQRFSVGRTLRYAILLFSLVIVLIPVYVLVVTSFKGPGDASAARAWALPQLWTTENWVTAWQTLSPAIWRSVQMVVPASIISAFLGSMNGFVLSRWSFRGANIVFTLILFGMFIPYQAVMIPLLQLLLGLDIPSGIPSLILVHVIYGIPITTLIFRNYYESVPKELIEAARVDGAGMLRTYFSVVLPISVPSFVVVLIWQFTSAWNDFLFAVFFSSSQNGPVTLALNNLANGALLQNYGVSMSGALLASLPTLLVYIILGKYFIGGLMSGSVKG; translated from the coding sequence ATGACCACCGCCGTCCCCGCCCCGGCGCCCGCCGACGTCGCGGCCGGCCGCCCCGTCCGCACGCCCGAGCGGCGCCCCGTGCAGCGGTTCTCCGTGGGCCGGACCCTCCGGTACGCGATCCTGCTGTTCTCCCTGGTCATCGTCCTGATCCCGGTGTACGTGCTGGTCGTGACCAGCTTCAAGGGCCCGGGTGACGCCTCCGCCGCCCGGGCGTGGGCGCTGCCGCAGCTGTGGACGACGGAGAACTGGGTCACCGCGTGGCAGACCCTCTCGCCGGCGATCTGGCGCTCGGTGCAGATGGTCGTCCCGGCGTCGATCATCTCCGCCTTCCTGGGCTCGATGAACGGCTTCGTGCTCTCGCGCTGGTCCTTCCGCGGTGCCAACATCGTCTTCACGCTCATCCTGTTCGGGATGTTCATCCCGTACCAGGCCGTGATGATCCCGCTGCTGCAGCTGCTGCTGGGCCTGGACATCCCGAGCGGCATCCCTTCCCTGATCCTGGTGCACGTCATCTACGGCATCCCGATCACCACGCTGATCTTCCGCAACTACTACGAGTCGGTGCCCAAGGAGCTCATCGAGGCGGCGCGGGTCGACGGCGCCGGCATGCTGCGGACCTACTTCTCGGTCGTCCTGCCGATCTCGGTCCCCAGCTTCGTCGTCGTCCTCATCTGGCAGTTCACCTCGGCGTGGAACGACTTCCTGTTCGCGGTGTTCTTCTCCTCGAGCCAGAACGGTCCGGTCACGCTGGCGCTGAACAACCTCGCCAACGGGGCGCTGCTGCAGAACTACGGGGTGTCCATGTCCGGCGCGCTCCTGGCGTCGCTGCCCACGCTGCTGGTCTACATCATCCTGGGCAAGTACTTCATCGGCGGGCTGATGTCCGGCTCCGTGAAGGGCTGA
- a CDS encoding ClpX C4-type zinc finger protein yields the protein MAGTDERTLHCSFCGRPEQEVAKIIAGPGVYICNVCVALCQQILDGHARGPEPEPAPEGASRQARLRVWDDLGADELLKLLPRMSTASDQVEGGLHECVARLRELGVTWSRIGEALGITRQSAWGRFSGED from the coding sequence ATGGCGGGAACCGATGAGCGGACGCTGCACTGCTCGTTCTGCGGCAGGCCCGAGCAGGAGGTCGCGAAGATCATCGCCGGCCCGGGCGTCTACATCTGCAACGTGTGCGTGGCCCTGTGCCAGCAGATCCTCGACGGGCACGCGCGCGGACCGGAGCCGGAACCGGCGCCCGAGGGCGCCTCCCGGCAGGCGAGGCTCCGGGTGTGGGACGACCTGGGCGCGGACGAGCTGCTGAAGCTGCTGCCACGGATGTCCACGGCGTCGGACCAGGTGGAGGGCGGCCTGCACGAGTGCGTCGCCCGGCTGCGGGAGCTCGGGGTCACCTGGTCGCGCATCGGCGAGGCGCTGGGCATCACGCGCCAGTCGGCGTGGGGGCGCTTCTCCGGCGAGGACTGA
- a CDS encoding bifunctional methylenetetrahydrofolate dehydrogenase/methenyltetrahydrofolate cyclohydrolase: protein MTAQVLDGRATAATIKAELTERVSALRERGVVPGLGTVLVGEDPGSKAYVAGKHRDCAEVGIASIREDLPADASQADVEAAVERLNADPACTGYIVQLPLPKAVDTNAVLEMIDPAKDADGLHPTNLGRLVLRVKEEVSSPLPCTPRAVLELLGRHGIELAGKEVCVVGRGTTVGRSIGLLLTRKDVNATVTLTHTGTRDLARHVREADVVVAAAGQPGLVTADMVRPGAVVLDVGVSRTVDPVTGRSKLRGDVADGVAEVASWLSPNPGGVGPMTRAMLLTNVVETAERLAASA, encoded by the coding sequence GTGACCGCCCAGGTCCTGGACGGCAGGGCCACCGCGGCGACGATCAAGGCGGAGCTGACGGAACGGGTCAGCGCGCTGCGGGAACGCGGCGTCGTCCCCGGGCTCGGCACCGTGCTCGTGGGGGAGGACCCCGGCTCCAAGGCGTACGTGGCGGGCAAGCACCGCGACTGCGCCGAGGTCGGGATCGCCTCCATCCGCGAGGACCTGCCGGCCGACGCGTCGCAGGCCGACGTGGAGGCCGCCGTCGAGCGCCTCAACGCCGACCCGGCGTGCACCGGCTACATCGTCCAGCTGCCGCTGCCGAAGGCCGTCGACACCAACGCGGTCCTGGAGATGATCGACCCGGCCAAGGACGCCGACGGGCTGCACCCGACCAACCTCGGGCGGCTGGTCCTCCGCGTGAAGGAGGAGGTCAGCTCGCCGCTCCCGTGCACGCCCCGTGCGGTGCTCGAGCTGCTCGGGCGCCACGGCATCGAGCTCGCGGGCAAGGAGGTGTGCGTCGTCGGGCGGGGGACGACGGTCGGCCGCTCCATCGGCCTGCTGCTCACGCGCAAGGACGTCAACGCCACCGTGACGCTCACGCACACGGGCACCCGCGACCTCGCCAGGCACGTGCGGGAGGCGGACGTCGTCGTGGCGGCCGCCGGGCAGCCGGGTCTGGTCACCGCGGACATGGTCAGGCCGGGCGCCGTCGTGCTCGACGTCGGGGTCTCCCGCACGGTCGACCCGGTCACCGGGAGGTCCAAGCTGCGCGGGGACGTGGCCGACGGCGTCGCCGAGGTCGCGTCGTGGCTCTCGCCCAACCCGGGCGGGGTGGGCCCGATGACCCGCGCCATGCTGCTCACCAACGTCGTGGAGACCGCGGAGCGGCTCGCCGCCTCCGCCTGA
- a CDS encoding TraR/DksA family transcriptional regulator produces the protein MTGGARTDETIRERLLELRATTEARLAALDGNFEEVVAASEDANSDDEHDPEGATIGFERAQVAALTASARHTLEEVDAALERLENGTYGTCQSCGQPIAPARLEARPTATLCVSCAQRAAR, from the coding sequence ATGACAGGCGGAGCGAGGACTGACGAGACGATCCGCGAGCGCCTTCTCGAGCTGCGTGCCACCACCGAGGCACGCCTGGCGGCGCTGGACGGCAACTTCGAGGAGGTCGTCGCGGCGAGCGAGGACGCCAACTCCGACGACGAGCACGACCCCGAGGGGGCGACCATCGGGTTCGAGCGGGCCCAGGTGGCGGCGCTGACCGCGAGCGCCCGCCACACGCTCGAGGAGGTCGACGCCGCGCTCGAGCGGCTCGAGAACGGCACCTACGGCACGTGCCAGAGCTGCGGGCAGCCGATCGCGCCGGCACGGCTGGAGGCCCGGCCGACGGCCACGCTGTGCGTGAGCTGCGCGCAGCGGGCGGCCCGCTGA
- a CDS encoding ROK family transcriptional regulator, whose translation MITLLAEGPRSRAEIARELGMSATTVSNLVADLVASGAAVEQMSADGRRGRPAKTVSLVAAPGLVAGVDVGRTHLRAAVATRQGEVVAEREVALPEGHTGEQTVPVVLNLVRDLLQEASRPGGELVAVGVGLPGPVDGPDGTVGAGTILTGWAGFDVAGRLTEALGVPVVTDNDATLGMLAEARWGAAQGVADAAYVKISTGVGAGLLLGGRLHRGAGGTAGELGHTPLQPDGAVCRCGNRGCLETFTSVPAVLQMLRPTLGEDLTIEQVVAGAAAGDPPCRRMVEDVGRNLGRGIALLGNLVDPEVVVLGGPLVAAGEPFLTAVGASLRRSVIPSVARRLRVVPAALGARTEVLGALALALTSGPPPYAHLLD comes from the coding sequence GTGATCACCCTGCTCGCCGAGGGACCGCGCTCTCGCGCGGAGATCGCCCGCGAGCTGGGGATGTCGGCCACGACGGTCTCCAACCTCGTGGCCGACCTGGTGGCCAGCGGTGCCGCGGTCGAGCAGATGTCCGCAGACGGGCGCCGCGGGCGGCCCGCGAAGACCGTGTCGCTCGTGGCCGCGCCGGGGCTCGTCGCGGGCGTCGACGTCGGGCGCACGCACCTTCGTGCGGCCGTCGCCACCCGCCAGGGCGAGGTCGTCGCCGAGCGGGAGGTGGCGCTGCCCGAGGGGCACACGGGAGAGCAGACGGTCCCGGTCGTGCTCAACCTCGTCCGGGACCTCCTGCAGGAGGCGAGCCGCCCCGGCGGTGAGCTCGTCGCCGTCGGCGTCGGCCTGCCGGGACCGGTCGACGGACCCGACGGCACCGTGGGAGCCGGGACGATCCTCACCGGGTGGGCCGGCTTCGACGTCGCCGGCCGGCTGACCGAGGCCCTCGGCGTCCCGGTGGTCACGGACAACGACGCGACCCTCGGCATGCTCGCCGAGGCGCGCTGGGGCGCCGCCCAGGGCGTGGCCGACGCCGCCTACGTGAAGATCTCCACCGGCGTCGGGGCGGGGCTGCTGCTCGGCGGGCGCCTCCACCGCGGCGCCGGCGGCACGGCCGGGGAGCTCGGCCACACCCCGCTCCAGCCCGACGGGGCGGTGTGCCGGTGCGGGAACCGCGGGTGCCTCGAGACCTTCACGTCCGTCCCGGCGGTCCTGCAGATGCTGCGCCCGACGCTCGGCGAGGACCTGACGATCGAGCAGGTGGTCGCCGGCGCGGCCGCCGGCGACCCGCCCTGCCGCCGGATGGTGGAGGACGTGGGACGGAACCTCGGCCGGGGGATCGCGCTGCTCGGCAACCTCGTGGACCCGGAGGTGGTCGTGCTCGGCGGGCCGCTCGTGGCCGCGGGCGAACCGTTCCTCACCGCGGTCGGTGCGTCGTTGCGCCGGTCGGTCATCCCGTCGGTGGCGCGCCGGCTGCGCGTGGTCCCGGCCGCTCTGGGCGCGCGCACGGAGGTTCTCGGCGCGCTGGCGCTCGCGCTCACCAGCGGCCCGCCGCCCTACGCCCACCTGCTCGACTGA
- a CDS encoding carbohydrate ABC transporter permease gives MAVFVYGFIALNFQTSFTDSHTAQQANGVAPSAFVGLENYFALLGSEAFQHSLKNLVLYTAVFLVGTMVIGFVWAWILERPTKGEGFFRSVYLFPMAVSFIASGVVWRWLLNSNQGESALGLNRLFQIVGLDFLQNPWWNNVTWGIAAIAIPAIWQLSGYVMALFLAGFRGIPDELREAGRIDGASEWQLYRHVIFPQLSPVALSALIIIGHMSLKAFDLIMSISKPSNYQTKVPAVDMFVFKSSYDYANAAAVGSILLIIVAVLIIPYLVHTSRKEGGR, from the coding sequence ATGGCCGTCTTCGTCTACGGCTTCATCGCGCTCAACTTCCAGACCTCCTTCACGGACTCGCACACTGCGCAGCAGGCCAACGGCGTCGCGCCGAGCGCGTTCGTCGGGCTGGAGAACTACTTCGCCCTGCTCGGCTCGGAGGCCTTCCAGCACTCGCTGAAGAACCTGGTCCTCTACACGGCCGTCTTCCTCGTGGGCACGATGGTGATCGGCTTCGTGTGGGCGTGGATCCTGGAGCGCCCCACCAAGGGAGAGGGCTTCTTCCGCTCCGTCTACCTCTTCCCGATGGCCGTCTCGTTCATCGCCTCCGGCGTCGTGTGGCGCTGGCTGCTGAACTCCAACCAGGGCGAGAGCGCGCTCGGCCTGAACCGGCTGTTCCAGATCGTCGGCCTCGACTTCCTGCAGAACCCCTGGTGGAACAACGTCACCTGGGGCATCGCCGCCATCGCCATCCCGGCGATCTGGCAGCTCTCCGGCTACGTGATGGCGCTCTTCCTCGCCGGGTTCCGCGGCATCCCCGACGAGCTGCGCGAGGCCGGACGCATCGACGGCGCCTCCGAGTGGCAGCTCTACCGCCACGTGATCTTCCCGCAGCTGTCCCCGGTCGCGCTGTCCGCGCTGATCATCATCGGCCACATGTCGCTCAAGGCGTTCGACCTGATCATGTCGATCTCGAAGCCGTCGAACTACCAGACCAAGGTGCCCGCCGTCGACATGTTCGTCTTCAAGTCCAGCTACGACTACGCCAACGCGGCGGCGGTGGGCTCGATCCTGCTGATCATCGTCGCGGTGCTCATCATCCCCTACCTCGTGCACACCTCGCGGAAGGAGGGTGGACGATGA